The Chloroherpetonaceae bacterium genome includes a window with the following:
- a CDS encoding restriction endonuclease subunit R, with protein sequence MPDAIIENPIINSPYEEPRRHFKFERTGITNDIVEGRRQSIYFVPIARAKARNKNQLTFDTEWTLDRIKENTFINQARKRVKQWREGGYQGATRVTRRLLHYWTNPEREKKLFFCQLEAIETAIYLNEIAARNQDHWMIEQIRRH encoded by the coding sequence ATGCCTGACGCCATCATTGAAAATCCAATCATCAATTCGCCCTACGAAGAGCCACGGCGCCACTTTAAGTTCGAGCGCACAGGCATTACCAATGACATCGTCGAAGGGCGTCGCCAAAGCATCTACTTCGTGCCTATTGCGCGCGCAAAAGCGAGAAACAAAAATCAACTTACCTTCGATACTGAGTGGACGCTGGATCGCATCAAGGAAAATACCTTCATCAATCAAGCGCGCAAGCGCGTCAAACAGTGGCGCGAAGGCGGCTATCAAGGCGCAACGCGCGTTACGAGACGCTTGCTCCACTACTGGACAAATCCAGAGCGCGAAAAGAAACTCTTTTTCTGCCAACTCGAAGCGATTGAAACCGCCATCTATCTCAACGAAATCGCCGCGCGAAACCAAGACCACTGGATGATTGAACAAATCCGCCGCCACA
- a CDS encoding glycosyltransferase, whose product MRCASQLELFDGCFLFFGDVRYDSRLLNLLRSLSQKYERLVLLQISEQPETFVFEHCEVRSQALNPRLRGALKFLRFYCTMLPAVRRIKAKFYCAEDVFSLPLAYWVAQQQCAPLYYDSRELFFALAQLSHKPLRQRIWAAIEAHCIRKAKVFTSGFRDSEALRQRYHIALPETIFNYPRYCAYSPNSSLRQQLGLPDEAIILLYQGVITDGRGIWKMLDMLAWLDSRFVAVFIGAGDKLGDLQQAIAARHYHRRAFAIGRVPYQELLPLTASADIGVALIEPLSESYQLALPNKLFEYVMAGVPVLTTDLPAMKEIVEQHKVGLAVPATADEKSLAEAVITLQSKIEHYRHNCQQARKVLNWEAQEARLLDFFSP is encoded by the coding sequence ATGCGCTGCGCTTCCCAGTTGGAGCTTTTCGACGGCTGCTTTCTTTTCTTTGGCGACGTGCGCTATGATTCGCGCCTTTTAAACCTTCTTCGCTCGCTTTCCCAGAAGTATGAGCGGCTTGTGCTGCTTCAAATTTCGGAGCAGCCTGAAACCTTTGTGTTTGAGCACTGCGAGGTACGCTCGCAGGCATTAAACCCTCGTTTGCGTGGCGCTCTTAAATTCCTTCGCTTCTACTGCACGATGCTCCCTGCTGTGCGGCGCATCAAGGCGAAGTTTTATTGTGCTGAAGATGTCTTTTCACTTCCGCTGGCTTACTGGGTAGCACAGCAGCAGTGTGCTCCGCTTTACTACGACTCGCGTGAGCTTTTTTTTGCCTTAGCGCAACTTTCTCATAAGCCCCTTCGGCAGCGCATCTGGGCAGCAATTGAGGCACACTGTATTCGCAAAGCTAAAGTCTTCACATCTGGCTTTCGTGACTCAGAAGCCTTGCGTCAGCGCTACCACATTGCTCTGCCCGAGACGATTTTCAACTACCCCCGCTACTGTGCCTATTCGCCTAATTCATCGCTGAGGCAACAGCTTGGTTTGCCTGATGAGGCAATTATCTTGCTCTATCAAGGCGTGATTACCGATGGCAGAGGGATTTGGAAAATGCTGGATATGCTAGCTTGGCTGGACAGCCGATTCGTGGCGGTCTTTATTGGAGCTGGCGACAAACTTGGCGACCTTCAACAAGCGATTGCTGCCCGCCACTACCATCGACGTGCTTTTGCAATAGGACGCGTGCCCTATCAAGAGCTGCTGCCCCTGACGGCCTCGGCTGATATTGGTGTTGCACTCATTGAACCGCTCTCCGAAAGCTACCAACTGGCACTGCCGAATAAGCTCTTTGAGTATGTAATGGCAGGCGTGCCCGTGCTGACAACCGACCTACCCGCAATGAAAGAGATTGTAGAGCAGCACAAAGTTGGTCTTGCCGTGCCTGCAACGGCTGATGAAAAATCCCTTGCTGAAGCCGTCATCACGCTCCAGAGCAAGATAGAACATTACCGCCACAATTGCCAGCAGGCACGCAAGGTGCTAAACTGGGAAGCTCAAGAAGCTCGCTTGCTTGACTTCTTTTCGCCTTGA
- the uppP gene encoding undecaprenyl-diphosphatase UppP: MSILQAVILGIVQGLTEFLPISSTAHLRIVPALLGWDDPGAAFTAVIQIGTLAAVLTYFYQDIARISQATLKATLAGNPLGEPDAKMGWMIVAGTLPIVVAGVLFKQAIETTLRSLYVIAAAMIGLALLLTLAEYQLQQRLMRKEKLKSIADISWFESLTVGFAQCLALIPGASRSGVTITSGLLLGLEREAAARFSFLLSLPSVFAAGIFQLIKSREALLASQEHVLALLTATLVSGVVGYASIALLLGYLRKNSTAIFIIYRIAVGAGILALVLSGKLSAD, translated from the coding sequence ATGAGCATTCTTCAAGCGGTCATTCTTGGCATTGTGCAGGGTCTGACAGAATTTTTGCCTATTAGTAGCACGGCGCATTTGCGCATTGTGCCTGCGCTTTTGGGCTGGGACGACCCAGGTGCAGCTTTTACGGCGGTCATTCAAATTGGCACGCTTGCTGCCGTACTGACTTACTTTTATCAAGACATTGCACGCATCTCTCAGGCTACGCTAAAAGCCACCTTAGCAGGTAATCCACTTGGTGAACCTGACGCCAAAATGGGGTGGATGATTGTGGCGGGCACCCTTCCGATTGTGGTTGCAGGGGTGCTTTTCAAGCAAGCTATTGAGACCACTTTGCGCTCGCTCTACGTGATTGCCGCTGCGATGATTGGGCTTGCGCTTCTGCTTACGCTGGCAGAGTATCAATTGCAGCAGCGCTTAATGCGCAAAGAGAAGCTAAAATCCATTGCAGACATTAGCTGGTTTGAAAGCCTAACAGTTGGATTTGCTCAGTGTTTGGCGCTTATTCCAGGTGCCTCTCGTTCAGGCGTGACCATCACGAGCGGATTGCTCTTAGGCTTGGAGCGTGAGGCGGCGGCACGTTTTTCCTTCTTACTTTCTTTGCCGTCTGTGTTTGCGGCGGGCATCTTCCAGCTGATCAAATCGCGTGAAGCCTTGCTTGCCTCACAGGAACATGTGCTCGCATTGCTGACCGCTACACTTGTGTCGGGTGTGGTTGGCTATGCCTCGATTGCACTTCTACTGGGCTATCTTCGGAAAAACTCAACGGCGATTTTCATCATTTATCGCATCGCCGTAGGCGCTGGCATACTGGCGCTGGTGCTTAGCGGAAAATTGTCTGCAGACTAA
- a CDS encoding MlaD family protein, which produces MAETAKSALTSEGVRWRDVRTGILFVLGVAIMGILALVIGKNTSALSKKVTYKVLVPDITGLAENNLVSVAGKKVGTVLSLDFATPNDTTIGVEITLLVNQEYAYLFREGSKATIVGRGILGDKLVAVIPGRGRPLAPGSYLDYEPAEGLEAVLASVHHAVDSVNALLAKLNRGEGTLGKLLTSEDLLNRLTQTVAHLEQATAALTQGKGLVPRLLNDHSLADNVESITRNLNEVSHLLKRGDGTLGKFLVDDSFYHHLSSVVQRLDTLLTRLENPNGTLGKLTNDAALYRNLSSTAASLDSLLNDLRRNPSRYVTIRVF; this is translated from the coding sequence ATGGCGGAAACGGCAAAAAGTGCATTGACCTCTGAGGGCGTACGCTGGCGAGATGTGCGCACAGGAATTTTGTTTGTGCTGGGAGTTGCAATTATGGGCATCTTAGCACTGGTCATTGGCAAAAACACGAGCGCCCTCTCAAAGAAAGTTACCTACAAGGTGCTTGTGCCCGACATCACTGGCTTAGCGGAAAACAATTTAGTTTCGGTCGCTGGCAAAAAGGTTGGTACGGTACTCTCACTGGACTTTGCGACACCCAATGACACAACAATTGGAGTCGAGATTACTCTACTGGTTAATCAAGAGTATGCCTATCTTTTTCGGGAAGGCTCAAAAGCCACGATAGTTGGGCGCGGCATTCTGGGCGATAAACTGGTTGCAGTTATTCCTGGACGCGGTCGCCCACTTGCTCCCGGCAGTTACCTCGACTACGAACCTGCGGAAGGCTTAGAAGCTGTGCTGGCGTCGGTGCATCACGCCGTCGACAGCGTCAATGCACTGCTGGCCAAACTCAATCGGGGTGAAGGCACACTTGGCAAACTTCTGACCTCAGAGGACTTGCTAAATCGACTTACGCAAACCGTAGCTCATCTGGAGCAAGCCACTGCTGCCCTTACACAAGGCAAGGGTCTTGTGCCGCGCTTGCTCAACGACCACTCGCTGGCGGATAATGTGGAGAGCATTACCCGCAACCTCAATGAAGTCTCTCACTTGCTTAAACGAGGCGATGGCACACTGGGCAAGTTCTTGGTCGATGATTCATTTTACCACCACCTTAGCAGTGTGGTGCAACGTTTGGATACACTGCTCACGCGCCTTGAAAATCCGAATGGCACCTTAGGCAAACTCACCAACGATGCGGCATTGTATCGAAACCTAAGCAGCACTGCGGCTTCGCTGGATTCCTTGCTCAATGACCTACGCCGAAATCCAAGTCGGTATGTTACCATTCGCGTGTTTTAA
- a CDS encoding ATP-binding cassette domain-containing protein codes for MIEFRNVSLRYGSREILKNISLTFEDRTIHMILGPSGVGKSTILKLMLGLIKPTSGEIYVDGMEISRLTETQLFPIRRKMGVVFQGNALFDSLTVSENLGFFLRENLNLPEEEVQRRIKEQIKFAGLEGYENALPENLSGGMKKRVAIGRALIFHPEFILLDEPTAGLDPISSKKILDFIKRLKEEIGLGAVMVTHIITDVFGVADMVSVLYGGEIIYTGPPEKMSEVSHPFITSFLSNAEV; via the coding sequence ATGATTGAGTTTAGAAATGTCTCACTCCGATATGGCTCGCGGGAAATTCTTAAAAACATTTCTCTCACTTTTGAAGACCGCACCATACATATGATTCTCGGGCCATCAGGTGTGGGCAAAAGCACAATTCTTAAGCTGATGTTAGGGCTAATCAAGCCGACTTCGGGTGAGATTTATGTTGATGGGATGGAAATTAGTCGACTTACGGAAACGCAGCTCTTTCCAATTCGCCGAAAAATGGGGGTGGTTTTTCAAGGCAATGCTCTCTTCGACTCCCTAACGGTGAGCGAAAACTTAGGCTTTTTTTTGCGAGAAAACCTCAACCTACCCGAAGAAGAAGTGCAGCGCCGTATCAAGGAACAAATTAAGTTTGCTGGTCTTGAAGGTTACGAGAATGCTTTGCCTGAAAATCTTTCTGGTGGAATGAAAAAGCGTGTGGCAATTGGTCGCGCACTCATTTTTCACCCTGAATTTATTTTGCTCGATGAGCCGACCGCTGGCTTAGACCCTATTAGCTCCAAGAAAATTCTCGACTTTATCAAGCGCCTAAAAGAGGAAATCGGTCTAGGCGCCGTCATGGTTACGCACATTATTACGGATGTTTTCGGTGTAGCCGATATGGTATCGGTGCTCTACGGCGGCGAGATTATCTACACTGGGCCGCCCGAAAAAATGAGCGAAGTGTCGCACCCGTTTATTACCTCGTTCCTCTCCAACGCAGAAGTATAA
- a CDS encoding ABC transporter permease: MPYSATSYATELSERLKIFFLTMQEFFEFSLRTFGALGATKRYWKDVMYQMYVSGTESLPIVMVSAVSIGGLLTFEIGNILTEFGAKGLIGRTTAFSIIRELGPLLTGIMLSARVGARNGSELGAMKISEQIDALRAFGTDPIAKLVVPRLVAALIMFPPLTALCDAAGLLAGAFMAIGYHSLDPAFYWNPVMNYLVPKDFYVGFLKPPVFATLMTLVTCFNGFSAQGGTVGVGNSTIKGIVVSCGLVMVFNFYISKLVFEIL; encoded by the coding sequence ATGCCATACTCTGCTACGAGCTACGCAACTGAACTCAGTGAGCGCCTCAAGATCTTTTTTCTAACGATGCAGGAATTCTTTGAATTTTCTCTTCGCACGTTTGGTGCGTTAGGCGCTACAAAACGATACTGGAAAGACGTGATGTATCAAATGTATGTGAGCGGCACAGAATCGCTACCGATTGTGATGGTGAGTGCTGTCTCAATCGGCGGGCTTCTGACATTTGAGATTGGCAACATCTTGACTGAATTTGGGGCGAAAGGCTTAATTGGTCGCACGACTGCTTTTTCTATCATTCGCGAGTTAGGGCCGCTTCTCACAGGCATTATGCTCTCAGCGCGTGTGGGTGCACGCAATGGCTCAGAACTCGGCGCAATGAAAATTTCTGAGCAAATTGATGCATTGCGCGCATTTGGCACTGACCCAATTGCTAAGCTGGTCGTGCCGCGCCTTGTCGCTGCCCTGATCATGTTTCCGCCGCTCACTGCGCTTTGCGATGCCGCAGGTTTGCTTGCAGGCGCCTTTATGGCTATCGGATACCATAGCTTAGACCCTGCTTTCTACTGGAATCCTGTAATGAACTACCTTGTGCCAAAAGACTTCTATGTGGGCTTCCTAAAGCCGCCTGTTTTTGCCACCTTGATGACGCTGGTTACGTGCTTTAATGGCTTTTCTGCGCAGGGTGGCACAGTCGGTGTCGGCAATTCCACGATTAAAGGCATCGTGGTCTCCTGCGGCTTAGTGATGGTATTTAACTTCTACATTTCAAAGCTAGTTTTTGAGATTCTATAA
- a CDS encoding pyridoxine 5'-phosphate synthase — protein sequence MRLAVNIDHIATLRNARREAEPDPVYAAVLAELAGASGIVCHLREDRRHIQDDDLRRLRETIKTKLDLEMAATEEMKRIAIKTKPELVTLVPEKREELTTEGGLDVKKHRALLASFIEELAAHQIPTSLFIEPEPETVELSKSLGATYVELHTGKFSRLRDERDIIEELSRLRKAAELGRSLGLRVVAGHGLNYRNIVHFATLSDVIEEVSIGHAIVARAALVGITEAVREMLNLIRSINRAPLALEGSYIKYRSENES from the coding sequence ATGCGATTAGCCGTAAATATTGACCACATCGCCACACTACGCAATGCACGCCGAGAAGCAGAGCCAGACCCAGTCTATGCGGCAGTGCTCGCTGAGCTGGCGGGTGCATCGGGCATCGTTTGCCATCTGCGAGAAGACCGTCGACACATTCAAGATGATGACCTAAGGCGACTGCGCGAGACCATCAAGACCAAGCTCGATCTCGAGATGGCGGCAACCGAAGAAATGAAACGCATTGCTATCAAGACCAAGCCTGAGCTGGTAACGCTGGTGCCAGAAAAACGGGAGGAACTGACCACTGAAGGTGGCCTTGATGTCAAAAAGCACCGTGCGCTGTTAGCCTCGTTCATTGAGGAGCTGGCGGCACACCAAATTCCGACTTCGCTATTTATTGAACCAGAACCTGAAACGGTAGAACTGTCCAAATCCTTAGGCGCAACATATGTAGAATTGCATACGGGAAAATTTTCACGCCTAAGAGATGAGCGCGACATCATTGAGGAACTGTCACGCTTACGAAAAGCGGCTGAACTTGGCAGAAGTCTTGGACTGCGTGTGGTCGCAGGACATGGTTTGAACTATCGTAACATTGTGCACTTTGCAACGCTCTCCGATGTGATTGAGGAAGTCAGTATCGGACACGCTATTGTTGCCCGCGCAGCACTGGTAGGCATCACGGAAGCCGTGCGAGAAATGCTGAATTTGATACGCAGCATAAACCGTGCGCCACTTGCCTTAGAAGGCAGTTACATCAAATACCGAAGTGAAAATGAATCTTGA
- a CDS encoding nucleoside deaminase, which translates to MNLDFMREAIALSLENVRAGRGGPFAAVIVKDGKIIARGTNLVTSTNDPTAHAEIVAIREACRQIGHFHLTDCEIYTSCEPCPMCLAAIYWARLRKIYYANTRSDAAAIGFDDELLYREIAMPHAQRAMPMEQIWLHDAQEALRLWKTKDDKVPY; encoded by the coding sequence ATGAATCTTGACTTTATGCGAGAAGCGATTGCACTCTCGCTCGAGAATGTGCGCGCTGGCAGAGGAGGCCCTTTCGCTGCAGTGATTGTAAAGGACGGCAAAATAATTGCTCGAGGCACAAACTTGGTAACCTCGACCAACGACCCCACTGCGCACGCAGAAATCGTGGCAATTCGTGAAGCCTGCAGGCAAATTGGGCATTTTCACTTAACGGACTGTGAGATTTATACTTCTTGCGAGCCTTGCCCAATGTGTCTAGCAGCGATATACTGGGCACGCCTGCGCAAAATCTACTACGCAAATACACGCAGCGATGCAGCGGCTATTGGCTTTGATGATGAATTGCTCTACCGAGAAATAGCAATGCCGCATGCACAGCGCGCCATGCCAATGGAGCAAATATGGCTCCACGATGCGCAAGAGGCCTTGAGATTGTGGAAAACGAAAGATGATAAAGTTCCATACTGA
- the rdgB gene encoding RdgB/HAM1 family non-canonical purine NTP pyrophosphatase, giving the protein MIKFHTEQITLVLATRNRDKAQEIRQKLQTMQLPLVVMSLDELERSGFVLREVEETEPTLEGNACKKARETFRILSEQGAENFIALADDTGLEVAALGGAPGVYSARYAEAELGRRPTYAENVEKLLRQMQTHSNRAARFRTVIALVGIVQASNEQLPLQIEHWVEGMVEGQITHQPHGTNGFGYDPIFEVQSLGKTFAELSLEEKNRISHRALALEKACLYLQNLFAGNSRTQSYATHSTKPQRYEPTKLRSS; this is encoded by the coding sequence ATGATAAAGTTCCATACTGAACAAATCACACTAGTACTGGCAACCAGAAACCGTGACAAGGCGCAAGAAATCAGGCAGAAGTTGCAAACAATGCAGTTGCCACTGGTGGTGATGAGCCTCGATGAGCTCGAGCGGAGCGGTTTCGTTTTGCGTGAAGTGGAAGAGACTGAACCGACACTGGAAGGCAATGCCTGCAAAAAAGCCAGAGAAACATTCCGAATACTCAGCGAGCAAGGTGCTGAAAATTTCATCGCCTTAGCCGACGACACAGGGCTGGAAGTAGCGGCGTTAGGCGGAGCTCCTGGAGTGTATTCTGCACGCTATGCTGAAGCGGAGCTTGGACGGAGACCAACCTACGCAGAGAATGTAGAAAAGCTCTTGCGTCAGATGCAAACCCACTCTAACCGCGCTGCTCGATTCCGCACCGTGATAGCATTAGTAGGCATAGTGCAGGCTAGCAATGAGCAGCTGCCGTTACAGATCGAACACTGGGTTGAAGGAATGGTGGAAGGGCAAATTACCCATCAGCCACATGGCACAAACGGGTTTGGCTACGACCCAATTTTTGAAGTGCAGTCGCTGGGCAAAACTTTTGCAGAACTCTCTCTCGAGGAGAAAAATCGCATCAGCCACCGCGCCCTTGCGCTTGAGAAAGCGTGCCTATATCTTCAAAATTTGTTTGCAGGTAACTCGAGAACGCAATCTTACGCAACTCATTCAACAAAGCCACAGAGATATGAGCCAACTAAGCTCCGCTCAAGTTGA
- a CDS encoding DUF3593 domain-containing protein, with protein MLLSFPTWVVHISSMVEWLAAAVLLHRYGKAVGRKDIEQFAWLMLPHWTGGLCVIIYHLTTDSVEFWLDASKVVNLVGSICLLYASLNIIRFNSSARTALACLFGIVMLHLSPNAAEIFPNKSFKDTLINAAFQLSSLVYFIFLVSLLWLYRKDKTVFSGLTVFGFWFVLVFVVVTIVCTHYATNVRGYPTLTHDDLLHGFAESLLTASNLMIAIGIAQKLQAARKGS; from the coding sequence GTGCTACTGTCGTTCCCAACTTGGGTGGTTCACATTTCCTCAATGGTAGAGTGGCTCGCTGCAGCAGTTCTGCTACATCGATACGGCAAAGCAGTCGGGCGAAAAGATATTGAGCAGTTTGCATGGCTGATGCTTCCGCACTGGACAGGTGGATTATGCGTCATTATCTATCACCTTACCACCGACTCCGTCGAGTTTTGGCTTGATGCATCGAAAGTCGTGAATTTGGTAGGAAGCATTTGCTTGCTTTACGCTTCACTGAATATCATTCGCTTCAATTCGTCCGCACGCACGGCACTAGCCTGCTTGTTTGGCATCGTCATGCTACACCTTTCGCCTAACGCTGCGGAGATATTTCCCAACAAAAGTTTCAAAGACACGCTCATCAATGCGGCTTTTCAGCTCTCGAGCCTTGTGTATTTTATTTTTTTAGTTTCATTGCTCTGGCTTTATCGCAAGGACAAAACTGTTTTTTCAGGGCTGACCGTCTTTGGTTTTTGGTTTGTTCTGGTTTTTGTGGTGGTAACGATTGTCTGTACCCATTATGCGACCAATGTGCGTGGTTACCCCACACTTACGCACGACGACCTTCTGCACGGTTTTGCGGAAAGTCTGCTTACTGCGAGCAATCTGATGATTGCCATCGGCATTGCACAGAAATTGCAGGCTGCCAGAAAAGGCAGTTAA
- the hisA gene encoding 1-(5-phosphoribosyl)-5-[(5-phosphoribosylamino)methylideneamino]imidazole-4-carboxamide isomerase produces MLIIPAIDIRNQKCVRLSQGDFSREKIYLDRPCDMAIIWRKQNAKMLHLVDLDGALKGSPQNFETIRAIVETVDIPVEVGGGIRTMHDAERYLNIGVCRLIIGSAAVTNPQLVEALIKEFGAKKIVVGIDAKDGVPKVSGWTDGAPMTDVELGLRMKDLGVERVIYTDISKDGMLSGVGLDALRNFAEKTHLRITASGGVSSYKDFIALNELRPLGVDSVVIGKALYEETFPCQKLWHLYEKELTLDTNFSTAALRCPNP; encoded by the coding sequence ATGCTCATTATTCCAGCGATTGACATTCGCAACCAAAAGTGTGTTCGGCTCTCACAGGGCGACTTTTCGCGCGAGAAAATTTACCTCGATAGACCCTGCGACATGGCAATCATCTGGCGCAAGCAAAACGCCAAGATGCTGCATCTTGTCGACCTTGACGGCGCTCTGAAAGGCTCTCCACAAAATTTTGAGACAATTCGTGCTATTGTAGAAACAGTTGATATTCCCGTAGAAGTCGGTGGCGGCATTCGCACGATGCACGATGCCGAGCGCTACCTCAACATCGGTGTCTGTCGCCTTATCATTGGCTCTGCTGCTGTTACTAACCCTCAACTGGTTGAAGCACTAATCAAAGAATTCGGCGCAAAGAAAATTGTGGTGGGCATTGATGCCAAAGATGGGGTGCCAAAGGTGAGCGGCTGGACGGATGGCGCTCCGATGACCGATGTCGAGTTAGGGCTTAGAATGAAAGATTTAGGTGTGGAGCGCGTGATTTATACGGACATCTCCAAAGATGGAATGCTCTCTGGAGTGGGCTTAGATGCACTTCGCAATTTTGCTGAAAAAACGCATCTGCGAATTACTGCCTCAGGTGGTGTTTCGTCCTACAAAGATTTTATTGCGCTGAACGAATTGCGCCCGCTTGGTGTCGATTCAGTTGTCATTGGCAAAGCGCTCTATGAAGAAACTTTCCCTTGCCAAAAACTCTGGCACCTCTATGAAAAAGAGCTTACATTAGACACCAACTTCTCGACCGCAGCATTGCGTTGTCCAAATCCATAG
- the hisH gene encoding imidazole glycerol phosphate synthase subunit HisH produces the protein MISIIDYGASNLRSVAKAFEFLGIPVRFADRASDVARADKLILPGVGAFGKAIEAVRQHKFAEAIGEHLDKGKPLLGICLGMQLLLTESEEMGQHQGLNVIAGKVKRFDDTKDKVPQIGWNSLDFIRRDALLFKGIDEGAFVYFVHSYYCVPEVGTAAEAYYAGQRFTAAIEKNSIFAVQFHPEKSGETGLRILKNFAQL, from the coding sequence ATGATTTCAATTATTGACTACGGCGCCAGTAACTTGCGCTCCGTTGCAAAAGCCTTTGAATTTTTGGGTATTCCTGTGCGCTTTGCCGACCGTGCCAGCGATGTGGCAAGAGCTGATAAGCTCATTTTACCGGGCGTCGGTGCCTTTGGGAAAGCAATCGAGGCGGTGCGTCAACACAAGTTTGCTGAAGCAATTGGCGAGCACCTTGACAAAGGCAAACCGCTTTTGGGTATCTGTCTTGGTATGCAGCTTTTGCTAACTGAAAGTGAAGAGATGGGTCAGCATCAAGGTCTAAATGTGATTGCTGGCAAGGTCAAACGGTTTGATGATACGAAAGACAAAGTGCCACAAATTGGCTGGAATAGCCTTGACTTCATTCGCCGTGATGCTTTACTCTTCAAAGGTATTGACGAAGGTGCATTTGTCTACTTTGTGCACTCATACTACTGTGTCCCTGAAGTGGGCACAGCGGCAGAGGCATACTACGCAGGGCAGCGATTTACAGCCGCAATTGAAAAAAACAGTATCTTTGCTGTTCAGTTTCACCCAGAAAAGTCAGGTGAGACGGGGTTAAGAATCCTGAAGAATTTTGCCCAGCTTTGA
- the dprA gene encoding DNA-processing protein DprA yields MSSDADFLITLLALSKAPSIGAVRLRALVSAFGTPQRICAASRMELQRISGIGARLADILYAYLHGPAFAQAKAAAEAQLERCQKLGAAILTFWDADYPTILKETYDAPPYLFVRGNLTPDALRVAVVGTRHPTEYGRNATRKFVSALAATRAEIVSGLAFGIDMVAHQTALESGLRTVAVLGSGVDTIYTDPRGKLYPRIIEQGAILSEEWMGTAPVAENFPKRNRIISGLSHGVIIVESDIKGGAMITAKYALEQNREVFAVPGSIFSRKSNGTNALIRDSHAKLVLSAEDVLSELVPSHPTTVPAATATLPLDLSPEEAQVYALLSNTPMHIDDLCEASGLDVSDLLVVLFELEVKQCVKQLPGKFFQRA; encoded by the coding sequence ATGTCAAGTGATGCAGATTTTCTCATCACCTTGCTTGCGCTGTCTAAGGCGCCCTCAATTGGAGCTGTACGGTTGCGGGCACTGGTTTCTGCATTTGGCACACCGCAGCGCATTTGTGCTGCTTCGAGAATGGAACTGCAACGCATTTCAGGCATTGGCGCGCGCCTTGCTGACATACTTTACGCATACCTTCATGGCCCTGCTTTTGCGCAAGCCAAAGCTGCTGCCGAAGCCCAACTGGAGCGCTGCCAGAAACTTGGTGCGGCCATTCTCACATTTTGGGACGCTGATTACCCTACCATTCTGAAAGAAACTTACGATGCGCCGCCTTACCTTTTCGTGAGAGGCAACCTGACGCCTGATGCACTGCGTGTTGCCGTAGTCGGCACGCGCCACCCTACGGAATATGGCAGAAATGCTACGCGTAAATTCGTGAGCGCTTTAGCTGCCACACGAGCAGAGATTGTCAGCGGCTTGGCATTTGGAATCGATATGGTGGCGCACCAGACGGCGCTGGAGAGCGGCCTGCGCACCGTAGCGGTCTTGGGCTCTGGCGTTGATACTATTTATACCGACCCTCGCGGCAAGCTCTATCCCAGAATCATTGAGCAGGGTGCGATTCTCTCAGAGGAGTGGATGGGCACTGCACCCGTTGCAGAAAATTTCCCGAAACGCAACCGCATCATCTCGGGGCTTTCGCATGGAGTCATTATCGTCGAGTCAGACATCAAAGGCGGGGCAATGATTACTGCAAAGTATGCACTAGAACAAAACCGTGAAGTCTTCGCTGTGCCAGGAAGCATTTTCTCGCGCAAATCCAACGGTACCAATGCCCTGATTCGTGACAGTCATGCCAAGCTTGTTCTGAGTGCCGAAGATGTCTTGTCAGAGCTTGTGCCGTCGCATCCGACCACTGTGCCTGCTGCAACCGCCACACTCCCGCTTGACCTTTCGCCTGAGGAAGCACAAGTTTATGCCTTGCTTTCGAATACACCGATGCATATTGACGACCTCTGCGAAGCTTCAGGGCTTGATGTTTCAGACCTGCTGGTGGTGCTCTTCGAGCTGGAAGTCAAACAGTGCGTCAAGCAATTGCCGGGCAAATTTTTTCAGCGAGCCTAG